tacaatacaaaatgcaTTGTTCCAACTTACATCTTAAAAGTTCAAGTACTGAATCTGACACGACCAAAACATTTAGCTaattgtgctgtactgtatattgacTTATTTCTTTTCTCATACAACATGTCTGTACTGCATAACAACCACAGATTTTTGTTTGAGGTCTTGTAcatttattgtaaaaacaaatggGATCTTTTATAATTACATACATGAGTTTAACGTTTTTTCCCCTATATGTTCTATGAAAAAGTACGAACGCttctgtaattgaaaaaaaaagtatacatgaACCATGTTTGAATTTAGGAACGGccttatgaaaaaaacaaaatcaaatgatACAGTAAGTAAACACTAGCTCTAAACATTATATAGTAAAGGGTTCTACTTTCTGACAGAACTAAGGTGTTTTATATGGGCCTTGGTTTAATTTTTCACACACACGCCAGTCTAAAGTACTACTGTAAAGCCTGCAGTACATTTGCCTTAGTGACGTACACCAATGAAACGCTGATTTCCTATGAGTGTTTTACAGATCTTACGATATACACTACAACGAGACTTTCAaggaaaacatacattttatcCGGGAATTTATTTCAACATAAACTGGCGGCGTTGGGAGCGTGTATGTGTGCAtctcacacaggtactgacacggtTCATTATGTTACTCATTTATTTTAAGAGTCAACAACGCATACACTGCCGGTACTTTATTTTAGCAACCCATAAACGAACAGTGGGGACTTCGCTTACGTCTGACTGCTACTCGGGTACAAACGCACTTGACACTAATTCATGTAAGTACAATACACGAATTAATACTATCATCATATTCAGACAGTAATCAGAAAGAAGCACATTGTATACTATTACAGAttttaagcaaaataaaatacacccTTTAATTATGTACTTTTAGTCTGGGGtgttctttcatttttatttttatatttatgtttctctcattacattaaaaatgactgACCTGGAGAGGTGCTTAAGGATCTGTTTTTTGATGAGTCCCGCCATAGCTGTATTTTTAGTTATAATTTAAAACCTTGGGTACGTGACTGGTTTCATGTCACTGTTTTTTCTCCCCGAACAAACCGCCCCTGCCAAAAACCGAAAATCGTGTAGTGTTATTGAAAACACAATAACCACATCTCCTCTCCGCCAGGGTACCTCTTTACTGCAACATCACCTGGAGACAAACCTGGAACGGAAACGAGATTTGAGGGGCAGGTCACAGTGAAAATGAAATCGAGGTTTGCGGGGCACGCCCAGGAATGGAAATGAGACTTGAGGGGCAATGGAGTTTCGTTATTTGGGAGAGGAATTCAATATAaccagaaagttttttttttttaatcgtttgaGTGAAGTTGATCTAAATGTAGTTCCTGGAATTTTTAAAACCAACAGTatgcgttttaacaaattctaaCTAATTGAAATTATTAATAACTAATCATTAAAATAATGATTAACATATTAGTGTGAAACTCGTTGTTAACAGTTTAacagttcattaaaaaatatcCTTATCCTTTATCCTTATCATCATAAAAATCACTTTCACAATCATTGCTCCAAAAATGATATGGATTGTTCTCCAACTAATAGCTTTCTTTGTCATTGTAATTCCTGGTTTGCCCCTTGCTGGTGATAATATGAATAGCAATTAGAGTTTTTAACGGCAGaactacatacagtattttaaagaattttcTGCCATGCAAAGTTAACACAATTTTTGCTTTCAAAAAAAGTGGCTTCTAATTTAAAAGTTTGTGTCTGGctaaatgttttattacttttaaatttgaatgtttATACAGAAAGTACATTAATTACGTCATTATATTGTACAACAATCTATGgtaaatgtttacattttgtatttgagtgTTATAGCAAAGCAGCCTTTTTACAGTAGTGTAAGGCCATATCTCATGGATTAAATCCTTTAACCCCTTTTGTAATTATGGCCTGGAGGGTGTAAGATGAGGAGAGAATAGGTACtatatttacaaataattttacacagtgcagtgtttacaccatttcttttgtttataaaaggaaacaaaaaacacgCCTAATGTTACAGAAGAACAAAATAACTAGGGGTAGAAAAGCAGTAAAAGGCTTCTCATAGAACTAATAGTTTTCTGTAAAgaattgtgaaaaacaaaagcAGTGGGGACCAGTAGTGTTGAAGGGAAATCACCGCTTTCACCATTTTTGGGAATTGCTTTAACATCCAAACAAAGCACCATAACACATAATGTCTGTTACAGTACATATGAACTACCCTGGAATCCTGGGGATCATATGAAAAAGTTAGAAAGTAACAGAAGAAACAGATTATCAATCTTTCTATAGAATAGTGCATAGCAAGGGTGTACTAAATACGAAGCGTTGACGAAAATCCCTTCGAAGAATGTGTAGGCTGATCATTATATTGACCCAGTTCCAGAGGTCCAAAAAGGATCAGGCAACCATATTAGTTATTTGGTGAGACCTGGTGAATCTCTACTACTATAGAGCGTCCTTGAATTCCCAGTGGACTACTTCTGGATACCAGAGAGTAAAGCAGAATTGGTTGCTTGTTACTCTCACAATTTCAACACTAGCTTCTCAACTAGAGGGCAGTGGTTAGGAGTTGTGAATACCatggactgggggggggggggggggggggtgatgtccTCTATCAATTTCCCAACTGATGTAACTTTGCAattcgtcagaccacaaacctTTTGGCAATCTGCACATTACTGGATAAACAGACAGTGGTTGTTTTCTGCTAACAGAAGAATAGACATAtctattttaatattataaaatctTTCAGCTGAATTATTTTTTCAGCAGCAGTAGGTACAGGAAGTCATGTTTTAACTCCCATTAAATGCAACCTTCTCCCTAGTATTCGTATTTGAAACAAGATGCGTGTAATTAACCTCCTGAGAattttatttgaaacattttaacattaatgatttattttgtttaaataaaattagcATAGAACTTCAGTGTTTAGTGAATTTAGCCCAGTTTGTTCGTGTTACAGAATTGCTGTAGGATCACCACCTTCCACAAGGGGTGCTAAGGAGCAAGTGAACAATACAGGACATGCCAGAGAACAGGGATGGTGTGCTGCATCgtaattcagtttattttattaatattaatctGCTATTGCCTATGCAAATCCTGGGGCTGTATAAATAACTTTTGGTGCTACTGTGGCTTCTGCATAAGATGCTAGAAGTATTCAATCAAACAGaaagtcactgttttttttttgtttgttttgttttttttagaacttTTTATCATGGATTTCAATGAACAGCTGTGATAAAATTAAATATTATCTATTTCACtccttaaattaaattaatgacAATGTAACTACATGTGGTCCTCTTCAGTCTGTACCCGCATTTAAATAGAGGCACCCCATAAAGAAAATACTATAGTAGTCTACTGTTCAAAATAAATATCGTTTCCTGTACTTTACTGCGTGATTGCATATTACAGTTGAAGATATAGTGTGTTTGGAAGGCATTGTGGTGTTTTATAAGGGACAACTTGCTCTTGGCCTTCCAGTACACAAAATAACATTCATTTGACAATATGTTGCACTGCatcaaatattaaatatatttttctgacTCATAGATCCTTATAAAAAGTGTACTTGTGCATACCATGGTAACAGCATATCAAAGTAAAGATAAGGAAAAGCATATTGAACTCATGGTAACGCACAGTGGATTCATCTTTGTCACAGTATACTAAAGCAGGGAAAGACacaacaaatacagtaaattcaTATTTTAAGCATGGCTAAACATGGGAAGCTGTATATTATCAATATTATAAATGTGGAGTTTGGGGAGAGAGCTTGAACAGACTGGTATGGCTAGACCAAAATTGGAAACCGCTGCATTTCCGCAAACACGATTTGTGGCGGGGGGGGGGACACGCATATCCACACAACTGCCACGTATGAGGTTGGAGCTGGGCGAAGCTGGAAACGTCAGCATGATGATGCAGCAAGCACTGCACTACTCACTTCTTTCAGTAGGCGTGCATACATGTGGGTTTAGCTACAAAGTTATCTTAcgagttacatttaaaaacaccatatATACTGGCCACTTACTCTGTATAAACATGTCTTGTTAGAATCTATCATTTCTTTCAACATATTCCTTTAATGAAAATCCGCTGTAGGCAAACTGTGCACTAACATTTTGAATGCAGAATGCACTGTTTTGGACGCACGCAGAAGTTCTAACATACCGTTCTTAACAGACAGACCGGATGCAGATTCGTTGGACCTTACTTTAATAAACGTAAAATAAGACGTTCAAATAAGGAATCAAGCAACACGACTAAGATTAGGAATTAAGCAAACGTGTTTTAATGATTAACATAcatgttgatatatatatatatatatatatatatatatatatatatatatatatatatatatatatatatatatatatatatatatatcgatagagagagagagagagagagatatggatATTGATATTAAGGGGAGGGTGGTTGTTAGTTCGCGGATGCGGTCCGGTACTTGTAAGAAAATCTGGATATGTACCCCTGTCTTCCACTTCCCTCCCAAATTCAGTTAAATTGAAAACGCAGCACCCAAATTCCACAACGGGGTATTGATGCAGGGCAAATCAGATCGAGAGCTGGTGTAAAATCAGAGGTTCTGTTTCTTCTCATGCCCCTCCTCTGCACTGCATTCATCAGCAAGAGGCGATCGAGAGCAGACGCTACCAGAAATCCACTCATACAGCACGTTTAACAAGTTAGCATTGTGAAGCCAACATTTGTTGCTGTTGCGTTGTAATACTAAAACATTCGCGCAATGTCAAGTGTAAAACAACGAAATAAAAACAATGCGCAAGAAAGGGCATCTCATTCATCCTCTGATGACGTGGCAAAGAAGAGTTCTAAGGGAAGCAAAGGAGGCTCCACTAATACTGGCTCGGGAATTCTGGGCAAAGTTCTTACTATTGTGCTTTATTTGGCTCTGATATCCGTAGCTGGGTTTGCAGGGTACTACCTGCAAAAAGTAATGGAACAAGTGAGCGAGATAAACAGCAGAAACGAGGAAAGCTCTGCACAAGCCTTGGAGCTGGTGAAGAGAGTGGAAAGTGCCCTTCAACAGGTAAGATTCGCATggcatctaataataataaatatacctTCGTAAAACagtttctgtatttcatttagtGGGTATGTTGTGTTATATTTTGATTGTTTCCAGGGTATTGGGCAATTCTATTGTATAACTGTACACACTCTTTGTACAACTCATGTACAGCTATTATAAAGTGTAGACATCGCGCTGTGTCAGCATTTGCGTTAGTTTCATTTTAGTGTATTGCtaattatttaaatgaagaaGTGCAATTACATTTTGCTGAGAGTTTAATGGGAATTTGCCTTGTGtactggtgtagtgttagaaagtggtacattgtcagaatgtggtatggaTTTAATGTAGTTATATCAGCAGATATGGAAACAAGCATTGTCATTTTAGAActagagggggagggggagggggagggggagggggagggggagggggggggcccTAATTGTACTTTAAAGAGGGAAAGGTAGAAGCCAGGGGCCTTGAGGCATACTTGTGGAGGCCTGCATTGTTTCTGATATGTGATATTTCTGtagatacagtatgtatatatctaTACAGAGTAAAGCCTGGCTTAAAGGCCACCTCACAATTAAGGTTGATTTACTCCTATTGATGGCAATATTAAGCcaccttcaatattaaggccacTCCTATTAAATTTAGCATTAAGGCCACCATCAGCAGCGCTATGTGTATCAAGTTAAATAATCTCTCTAATCAGACCCTCTGAAAACGTGGCGCAACATGATTTTcagatttgatttagattttttttagacATAGATACCAAGTATCATTACCGTTGCTTCACTTACTATACAGTTacaagtgcagtgttgtgtaATCTTGCTATTCTATAATTTTAGGTGGATTCTCTGAAGCTCACTGTCAGAAACTTTGACATCTCTTTAAAAGACACCAATAAAGAACTGGAAAGCACAAACAAAGCTGTCAGAAAAGGAGAAACAGAAACACATCGCATCGAAGAAGTTCTTCATAAACTCCAAAATGAGATCCTCCAAGACTTATCCGACGGCATTCGAGATGTCAAAGAAGCCAGGGAGCGAGATTTCTCATCCCTTGAGCAAACAGTAGAAGAAAGATTAACCGAGTTAACAAAGTCAATAAACGATAATGTGTCAGTGTTTACAGAAGTGCAGCGTGTTACACAGAATGAATTACAAACCATCAAGTCAAAGATCGATGCAGTGGAAGATTTAGGTCTCCTTAAGCATGAGCTGCTGGCAATTACAACTGCAGTGGCAGACTTAAGCGCAGCCACTGAAGTCAAAGAGGAGGCAATCAAATCCTTGACGAATCAGATACGTTCTCTACAATCAGAAGTTCAAACTAGAAACCAAGAGGTTGCATCTACTGTTCAGGAGTTTGAGGAGCTTCAGGGGACGGTGCAGAGAACTGGAAGTTCTCTAAGAGAGCTTATTTCTGAAGTAGAGACCTCCATCAAGTTTGTATCTGGAGAGGTTCAAGTACTGCATGAAGGTCTCCAGCAGGTTAAAGCGAGCATCAGTGAGCAGGAGCAGAATCTACTGGCCATGGCAACGTCTGGAGAGAAAACAGAGAGTTTGGAGTCCAGGTTAAAGGCTGTAGAAGAAAACACGGAGACCCTCATTGTATCAGCTAGCGAGCAGTCAGACAGCCTGGAATCAATTTTTTCCAAGTATGACGCCCACACAAGCAGCTTATCTACTTTAGAGAGGGATATTGAAAGCATCAAGTCATCTGCTTCCAAGAGAGATGACTTGGACTTGCAGAGTGCTGTGCAGAAAGTAACAGAAGCACAAGAGTCCTTCATCAGCGATATTGAAATGCTGAAGAACAATCTGAGTGAGCTTCAAATAGCAGCTCAAACTGCAGAGATCACCCAGAATGAGATCTTGTCTTTGGGTAAGAGTCAGAAGCAACACATACAGGAACATGAACAAAGGCTAGTAGAAGTTGAAGACAACCTTAAAACCCAGACAACAGGGGCAGGTGATCAGTCAGTGCAAGCCAGTATTAATGACTTGAAGTCGTCTTTTAGCCAAGCACAGAATGATCTCCAAATGCTGAGAACTGCGGTCGACAGTTTGGTGGCCTACTCAGTAAAGATTGAAACTAATGAGAAGGAATTAGTGTCTAGTAAGAATCTGATGGATGAAATGAAGAGTGCTATGGACACACTGTCCAGAGAATTAGAAAGTGTACAGGGGAGAATTTAACAAACCCTGTACAACATTTGACagcaaatatatttacaataggATTAGATGAAATGGACTATTAGTGTTTAAATTGtgataaaccaaaaaataaagcactgtagggtattttttaaaataaacttggaAGGGTCTTGTTTTGTGCATACAAATAGAAATTAATATGTGATGTGATATTGCTGTTTGTGTTCCCACACTTTTctaacaaaataaagtttttaaaacccttttttcttttttaaaatgtgttgtaaaCTATTTGTGGTTTTGTTCGTAATTATACAACATATATCCAggaatcttttttattttttttattttttatttagtagtcggcaattatttttatttttctcccagtttagaatgttcaattatttttaggctcagctcaccgctaccacccctgtgctgactcaggagggacGAAGAttagcacacgctgtcctctgaagcatgtgtcatctgccgaccgcttctttacacactacAAGCTCACCAcgtagccacctcagagctacagcatcagaggacaacaGCTCCaggaagcttacaggcaagcctgcaggcgcctggccagaccacaggggtcgctggtgcacggtgagctgaggacaccttggccgacccaacccccccaacccccaacccccaacccccaacccccccaacccaacacaacccaacacaacccaacccaaccccaccAACCCGgacggcgcttggccaattgtgcgctccTGTCCAgggctggcagtggaatagcctggactcgaacaagCAACATCCAAGctgtagggcacatcctgcactccacgcagagcgcctttaccggatgcgtcactcgggagccgATATCTAGGAATCTTGAATTTCAGATATTACAAAATGGTTGTTCTATGATATCTTTCATGTCAAGAATTACGTAACAAATCTAATACTAAATGAATATTTAGGATCGTGCACCAACTTCATTACAATATTACTATTTGTCATTCCCTGACTAACTTACATTTACAGAAACCAAATTACATTCCACCCTCACAGTCACTAAAGCGTAGCTGTTTTTTGATTTTACAATATTTTGACTAACATTGATATCATTCATATTTATCTGTGCAGTCTAATACATTTCTTATATAGTGTATagtatattttaaaactgaagtatatactgtatgtatgtgtaaatatatatatataatgtgggtCAACTATATATAAGCATTTACAGCATTATCAGAGTGGGTTTAAAATTATTGGAAGACAGCTTCCTCGTATAGCTATTAGGGCAGTATACAGGACATATTACAATTTAAGGCAATTTTTATGCCAACTAATTGAAGTATATATTTTCTCATAATTTAATGTTGTCGCTTGAGCTTTGCACAGGGCAAATATTGCAAGGAAATGTCACATACCTGTACAACTAATTGCTTCAACAGTTGCCAGAAAAAGTTGCCTTGTGTTACATCACCCTTATGGACTACAAAATGGATGCTACCAGATGCTATTATGTCTGCTATTACAATTACTATACTTGCAAATACTTTTCTTCAACACCCATAGGAAGTTGAGTCTCAAATTGTattactactgtacagtacagtacttctaAAGGTATGTGGTACTACAAAGGCTGTATGATATGCATTAGGCTACTGTTAAAGCTGATAATACTTCTGGGAGAGGTGCTTTTTTTGTGTCTTGTTACAGTGGGTGAATTGCACAAACTGTGATTGTTTGCAGAAGTCCAAAATGAACATTAGGGAGGAAGACAATACAGTATTGCCCAGGGGTTACTTAACTGTGTAGCAGATCAGGAAATCTTGAACAAGGATGCATTTAGGGGGCATTCATAGCTATTAGTTTTATGGAAAAGTAGATCAACATGACCTTTGGCTActgtttgtatattttaaaaaaataggtttGAAATCCAGACAGGTGCACGAATACCCTCTATACCCTAAGATTCGGATTCTCTCAGTAGCTGGTTCCAAAGTATGTGCAGATCAAGGTTATTGGCATTCggacacacacacaataggagTATACCCCTAGACTATGGTACTATATAACTACATGTGCTAAATAGTGTCATTTGTAAGTTTCATTATAATTGGATAAGGTGTTCTCTAGCTATATGTACAAATGTAAATGTGATatgaagacagacaggcagactccATATTTCCCAGATTATATAGACTCAGAACTTCTCTTAAATACTGCAAGGTCCTTTGCAAACTCCATCACAAGGGACGAGGGGTTCTTCTAGCTCTATCTTAAAACAGGATAGCATCGCGGCCCAAGACGTTACCAGCAGGAATtacagactcagacacagaagctgcagtgaagcactgttgtgcacatttaatttaacaaaaataacaaaagcaggaaaaaatacacagacacaagggccaaaataaaagcttaaacaaaatacacaaaatgtacaaaaaaaactgctgtcaAGCTGGGCATTTACCTTCGTTTAACAGATCTCCCCACACAGATCAAAAACTCAAACAGGATTTCGCCTTCCTTATATATGTGGCCACTCCCAAATTAATcccttccctgccaaccttacattgcCCCACACACATTACTTACATGGGCAGGGCTGTTGCCTTGCCACAGTGTGAGacaagtgtgacatgcagacagacagactgacataCAGGCAAGAGAGATTATAATACAATGATAATTTGTGCTGAAGAAGGTCCTTGACATGTTTCATCACCAACTTTGAAGGCCCATTGCAAGTTTTTCCACAGTTAGACAAGCGGTTCAATACaatgtataaaaatgcattgcTAGTAGCAAATTATAAGGCCATTTGCGAAAGTTGTTATATCCATGACAAGTAAGGCTAAGGA
Above is a window of Acipenser ruthenus chromosome 14, fAciRut3.2 maternal haplotype, whole genome shotgun sequence DNA encoding:
- the LOC117419666 gene encoding cytoskeleton-associated protein 4-like, translated to MSSVKQRNKNNAQERASHSSSDDVAKKSSKGSKGGSTNTGSGILGKVLTIVLYLALISVAGFAGYYLQKVMEQVSEINSRNEESSAQALELVKRVESALQQVDSLKLTVRNFDISLKDTNKELESTNKAVRKGETETHRIEEVLHKLQNEILQDLSDGIRDVKEARERDFSSLEQTVEERLTELTKSINDNVSVFTEVQRVTQNELQTIKSKIDAVEDLGLLKHELLAITTAVADLSAATEVKEEAIKSLTNQIRSLQSEVQTRNQEVASTVQEFEELQGTVQRTGSSLRELISEVETSIKFVSGEVQVLHEGLQQVKASISEQEQNLLAMATSGEKTESLESRLKAVEENTETLIVSASEQSDSLESIFSKYDAHTSSLSTLERDIESIKSSASKRDDLDLQSAVQKVTEAQESFISDIEMLKNNLSELQIAAQTAEITQNEILSLGKSQKQHIQEHEQRLVEVEDNLKTQTTGAGDQSVQASINDLKSSFSQAQNDLQMLRTAVDSLVAYSVKIETNEKELVSSKNLMDEMKSAMDTLSRELESVQGRI